The Mycobacterium sp. EPa45 genomic interval TCGACGTCCTCTGGCTTCTCGATCTCACCGAAGTGCACGCGGCGCGCACCGGTGCGCATGAACACGCAACACCAGATCACGCCGGAATACACGTAGAACCATTTCAGGTCGCCCAGTTCGACGCCCGTCAACGTCTCGTAGGTGGCGCGCACATCCTCTTCGCGCATCACATCCGGCAGACCGGGCATCCCGGCCAGTCCGGCGAGCTCCTGGAAAACCATGTGCGCGAAGATGATCCATGCGACATCCAACTCGCGCGGACCCAGCGTCGCCATCTCCCAATCCAGCACAGCGACCGGGCGGAAGTCCTCGTAGAGCACGTTGCCGACCCGCGAGTCACCCCACGCCAGAACCGGTTCGGTTGCAGCGACGTCGGCGGGGAAGTTGTTCTCCAGCCACCGGAGGGCGGTTTCGACCAACGGTGAGCGACCGATATCGGGCACGGCGAACTCGTACCAGCCCTTGAGCCAATTCAACTGGCGACGCAGCGGGGTGTCACCGTCGGGCACGGCCTCGGCAAGGAAGCCGAATGTGTCGGCAGCGTCGGGAATCGAGTGCAGCTTCGCCAATACCTCGACGGTCGCGTCCTGCAGCGCGCGCTGCTGTTCGGCGGGAGCGTCGGCGAACCAGTTGCCGCCGAAGGTGTAGGGCATCACGTCGGGCGGAACGATGCCCTCGACGTGATTCATCAGGAAGAACGGGGCGCCGAGAACCTCGCCGGTCTTGTCGATCCAGCGCACCTTCGGCACCGGTACGTCGGTCAGTTCCTCGACCAAACGGATGACCTCGAATTGATGATCCATCCGATAGGTGATGAACACCGGAACGTCTTCGGAGGTGGGGGCCACTCGGGCCACCCACTTCTCTTCGACGTTCCTGCCGTCCTCTTCCCAGCGGCCGGTGAGGATGATCGTCTCCGACGACATGCCATTGGAGTCGATGCCGCTTTCGACGGTCACCTCCGGCTTCACGCCGCCGGGCATGACGGTCGACAGCCATTCCGACAGCAGCGCCGGAACGGCGCTGACGTCACGACCAGAACGTTGTAACCGCTCGACGTCGGTTTCTACGGCCGGTTGGTTGGTCACCTTTGTCCTCCAACCCTATTACGATACGGTGGGTAGCGATATGAAAGCAGACGCGTCTTCGCTTGACAAGACCGCGGTCCCGGGTCGGCCCCGCGATCCGCGTATCGACGCTGCCATACTGCGTGCAACCGCGGAGCTGCTTGTTGAAATCGGTTATCCGAATCTGACTTTGGCGGCAGTCGCCGAGCGGGCCGGAACGACGAAGACCGCGCTCTACCGCCGTTGGTCCAGTAAGGCCGAGTTGGTGCATGAGGCGGCATTCCCGGTTGCACCCACCGCGTTGACGACGCCCGCCGGTGATATCGCCGCCGATATCCGCGCGATGCTCGAGGCCACCCGCGACGTGTTCACCAGCCCGGTTGTGCGCGCCGCTCTACCCGGATTGATCGCCGACATGAGCGCCGATGCTGCGCTGAACGCCCGCGTCATGTCCCGGTTCACCGAACTCTTCGCCGCGGTGCGGGATCGGCTGGCCGAAGCGGTGCACTGCCGGGAAGTTCACGCTGACGTCGATCCGGAACGCCTCATCGAACTGATCGGCGGTGCGACGATGATGCGGTTGCTTCTGCGCCCCGACGACGTTCTGGACGCGAGCTGGGTCGACCAGACCGCGGCGATCCTCGTTCACGGGGTGGCGCTTTGACTCGAGGAGTGCAATGACTGGACGACTTGCCGGCCGAACCGCCATTGTCACC includes:
- a CDS encoding phosphotransferase family protein, which codes for MTNQPAVETDVERLQRSGRDVSAVPALLSEWLSTVMPGGVKPEVTVESGIDSNGMSSETIILTGRWEEDGRNVEEKWVARVAPTSEDVPVFITYRMDHQFEVIRLVEELTDVPVPKVRWIDKTGEVLGAPFFLMNHVEGIVPPDVMPYTFGGNWFADAPAEQQRALQDATVEVLAKLHSIPDAADTFGFLAEAVPDGDTPLRRQLNWLKGWYEFAVPDIGRSPLVETALRWLENNFPADVAATEPVLAWGDSRVGNVLYEDFRPVAVLDWEMATLGPRELDVAWIIFAHMVFQELAGLAGMPGLPDVMREEDVRATYETLTGVELGDLKWFYVYSGVIWCCVFMRTGARRVHFGEIEKPEDVESMFYHAGLLRRLIEEA
- a CDS encoding TetR/AcrR family transcriptional regulator — encoded protein: MKADASSLDKTAVPGRPRDPRIDAAILRATAELLVEIGYPNLTLAAVAERAGTTKTALYRRWSSKAELVHEAAFPVAPTALTTPAGDIAADIRAMLEATRDVFTSPVVRAALPGLIADMSADAALNARVMSRFTELFAAVRDRLAEAVHCREVHADVDPERLIELIGGATMMRLLLRPDDVLDASWVDQTAAILVHGVAL